From Lonchura striata isolate bLonStr1 chromosome 23, bLonStr1.mat, whole genome shotgun sequence:
AGAGCTGGGCCCAACCAGAGCTGGATCCAACCAGAGCTGGGCCCAacgctgtccctgtgccccaggtgAACGGCTGCCTGCTGGACCCCGTGCCCCCCGTGGTGATGAGGAAGGGATGCCAGTCGCTGCCCTCCAGCATGATGGAAACCTCCATCGATGAAGGAATCGAGGCAgaaggagaggcagaggaggacccagcccaggccttcgctgccctgcaggcagcCCGAGGGGGCAAGAGGCGGCACACCCTGGCTGAGGTCACCAACCAGCTGGTGATGGTGCCAGGCACAGGTACAGAGCTCAGCTCAGAGCTCGTTTTCTCCCCCAGCACTCAGGCTGATTAGCTGGGGATGGAAAACCTGAGGGTTTGTGAGTGATGAGTACAAAGACAGTTTGGATTTGCTAGAAAGGAAAAGACACGAAATAACCCAAAATCTGCTGTTGACACAGTATAAAGTCAGAGCGGCAAATTTACAGTGATTAAACTCATGCCACAAACCCAACAGCAACTGAGAAATCTGGCAAAATTGGCTGCTTTTTCAACTGAATGTCCCCAAATCATTCATCCCCTAAAGATGAGCTGGCAGAAATAAAACCCTCTGGGCTCCAGCACCAGTGAGGTGACCAAGCCTTTCAGGCTACAGGTTtgtcagcattaaaaaaaaaaccctaaacactTTCCAGACAAGCCACTGAACATCTGCAGAGTGTCTGGCTGCTGCAAGATAACTGCAAAATCCAGTAGCAAATCCCTATTATTATACTGCAAGTTTCACTTGACAATTCCTTTGTCAAAATTGGTTTTTTTGGCTCTTCACTCTAAGATAGCCACTGTTGGCAGGAGTAGCTCGAGTCAGTGGTAGTGATTCCCACTTTCAtcctggttttttgtttttttttgtcccagGGAAAGTCTATTCCTTGGATGAGAactcctccctgggcagcatcGACTCGGAGTACGACATGGGCTCGGTGCAGAGGGATCTGAAATTCCTGGGGGAGACCCCTTCCTTGAAGGAGATGGTGCTGAGCAGCCAGCAGGCCCCACGGGTGACCTCCCCTTTCCTGGGGCTCAGACCTGCCAACCCCGCCATGCAGGCGCTGAGCTCCCAAAAACGGGAGGCTCACAACCGCTCCCCCGTCAGCTTCCGCGAGGGCCGCAGGGCCTCCGACACCTCCCTCACCCAAGGTAACTCCTCTGCAGCAGGAATCGGCCTGCTCGGTGACAAAAACCTGCTTTCATCCTCTGGTTTCATCGCAGTGacagccaggcacagcagggagTGCCCTCTGTGCTTGGTTATCACTCAGCTGATCTCCTGCGCTAACCAAAAAATCTGATTGTTCTGACAAGGGGTTTTTGCTCGTCTGCTCTTCTCTCTCCAGGAATTGTAGCATTTAGGCAGCACCTCCAGAACCTGGCACGAACTAAAGGAATCCTGGAGCTGAACAAAGTCCAGCTGCTGTATGAACAGATGGGATCAGAGGAAGAACCTTCCCTGACATCAGCTGCCacccagctgcaggagctcaTTAACAGCCCTGCACAGGTACTTAAAGCAGAAACCGAGCTCCATCTTAATGCTTTGAGACAGACCAGGAGAGGATGAGGCAGTGTGGAGATCTGGGAAGAGCTAATTGACAGATTAAATGTCCTATTCTCCTTTCTGCCTTCCCCAAACTGGACAATTTGCAGCCTTTGCCCATCCTCGTGGTGTCAGTGAGGGGCTCTGCAGCTTTCCAAAGCCGGCAGTCATTGTTTTCAGTCTGAAGGGTGTTTTGGATTTAGGAAAGGTCAATAACACCTTTTCTTGGTGGAGGTACAACTGCAGGAAGCTCTCACAGCCTGATTTGCAGAGTGAATGTTAAAGAGTTCCCAGTGGGTCATTTTGAGTGGAGCAGGAACACAGCAACCACAGAACCTCTGGCAGGGAAAACCCTTAAAGCAAGGCTTAAGAGAGCCTTTTCTGGCCATGCAGATTGCTCCTCTTTCCCCTGCAGGAGGaaggctcccagcagcagcagcagcagcagcaggaggctccAGCTGCTTTCCCCAACAGTGCACACCCCCCACTGCTGTCCCGAAGACAGAGCCTGGAGACTCAGTACCTGAAACAGCGGCTCCAGGTGTGTtcatcctttccctttcctttcctttcctttcctttcctttcctttcctttcctttcctttcctttcctttcctttcctttcctttcctttcctttcctttcctttcctttcctttcctttcctttcctttcctttcctttcctttcctttcctttcctttcctttcctttcctttcctttcctttcctttcctttcctttcctttcctttcctttcctttcctttcctttcctttcctttcctttcctttcctttcctttcctttcctttcctttcctttcctttcctttcctttcctttcctttcctttcctttcctttcctttcctttcctttcctttcctttcctttcctttcctttcctttcctttcctttcctttcctttcctttcctttcctttcctttcctttcctctcctctcctctcctctcctctcctctcctctcctctcctctcctttcctctcctttcctctcctttcctctcctttcctctcctttcctctcctttcctctcctttcctctcctttcctctcccctctcccctctccatGGATTTTTATGACATAATCTCTCCTGCAAAAATACTGCCTAAGGGTTGGAAGCCAATGGGCAGCATTATGGGTTTAGAGTGGCTCTGTGGGCAGTTAGAGGGGTGGAAAAATCTTTCTCCTGCTTTCTGGACTAATTAATTCAATCAAAAGCTATTTAAAccagctctgctttccctgcAGAAGCCCACTCTGCTCTCCAAAGCTCCCAACACTTGCCAGCTCTACTGCAAAGAACTGCCCCGGAGTCTggaacagcagctccaggagcacagGTGAGGATCCCCCAAATGATGCAGGAAAATGACTCTACGGAGTAATGAAAGAAATGGAACTCTCTTTTTCTGTTTAGAAATTAtctgaaaaaacaaagtttCACTTCAAtacttcttttaaaagcaaggACAAGTCCTGCCTTGTGTTTACCAATTTCTCTGCGTGATCTTCAGCTCCCAAATTCCCCAGAGCAGTGAACAGGctttaaaatacaaacacaATGCATCTCATTCTTAACAAAGTGAACTAAACAATGCATGGGgttaatttaaaaatggattAAGTTATCAGAGGAGATGTGTGACAACACTGAAAGGTGCTAGCTTTGATGTGCTGCGAAAGTCGATGAGCAGGATTGCCCGGGGATTTTCCAGTGTGCTTGGAGCTGTGTGAGTGCTGCAGAAATAACTGTTCTTCTGTCCTGGCTGCAGGCTGCACCAGAagaggctgttcctgcagaagCAGTCCCAGCTGCAGGCCTACTTTAACCAGATGCAGATAGCAGAGAGCTCCTACCCCCAGGCCAGcccgctgcccctgccctgcccggaggagctgcagccccagcagcagcagcagcagcagcagcagcagcagcagcagcagccccagcagcagcagcagcagcagcagccagcccagttcagcctgcagcagcccctgagccccgTGCTGGAGCCTTCCTCGGGGCAGCTGCGCTTCGAGCCCTTCCTCAGGCAGTACCCCAAGGTGCAGCTGGAGCCGCTGCCCCCCAGCCCGTCCCGGCTGTCCCCCCCGGGGCAGggccagccagcacagcccctgcagtTCCCTTACCAGACTTGTGAGctgcctgctgtcccctctgccgAGCAGTGCCACCTCCCCCAGAGCAGTGCAGCGTTGCCCGagagccagagcagctctgcagaggcacagcccagctACGACTCCCTGGCCCTGTCAGAACTGCCCGGACTCTTCGATTGTGAGATGATGGAGGCTGTGGATCCCCAGCACGGCGGCTACGTCCTGGTGAATTAGCACCCAGGGCACACTGGAAGGACAAATGGAGAAGCATGTGAATTTTTGGTTggtttcccccccacccccacccctcTCCCCGTTCCTACCCCTCGGAATTCATGGTAGTTTTTCGACCCTTGAATTAAGAGGGGAACTAAAAATCCACCTGGctggaagagaataaaaaaagaaaaaaagcaggaggTGTTTGGCCCCagtggcaggggctggagaacAGGGAGTGCAGCTTCATCCCACAGAGTCTGCGTAGAAGGAGGCAAAAAAGATGAATTTCAGAGGAAGGAAAGAGCCCCTTCTGAAACAATTCGGGGAGTTTGTCAGCGTTCATCCACCATCCACTTGGAGAGAGGAGAGTGAGTGCACACCTATCGTACTTCTTGGCAATAAAAGCAATAGTTTTCATTGAAATTCAGGGTAGATTTGGGTCTGCGCTGATGGCAACTGAAATCCTCTGGAGAACGGCAGCACGAGCTGGAATTCAAGGGAAGTTGCACTTTGGTTGAGCTCCTGGTCTGGAACTACTCTGTGGCCAGCCCTGAGCATCTCGGGCAGCTTCTGCTTCCTCCTGTTGGCACCTAATCAGGATTTCCCAGGCCTGCCAAGGAGCTCTCCACTGTCTGCTGAAGGAATCTGCAGCAAGGGACACCTTGACTATGTCAAAAGACACCTGGGACTGTGTGGAGACACCTCTGGGTGGGAATCAGAATTCTGGAGGATCAAGGATGAGCTAACAGAGAGAAGGTAAGAGAGCCATGAGAGAAAGAGCAAGAGCTGCAGgaaatggcattaaaaaaaaaaaaataaaatccacctGGGTGGCTTTTAAAATTACCCCCTTttgcaggagggctctgtccTGGAGAAGTTCTGGTCGCTGGAAAGGATCCACCTGTCCCTGGGTTgcgttttaaaaacaaacaagcaaacaaaactgtGTTTTGAATTTGCAGTATGTGTTGCTGGTGGTTTCTTGAGCTTTGTATATTTGGACAATTATTTAGGGTTTTAGAACTTTAAGGATAAAAAAAACAATGAGCttataaaaaagtaaaaaaacacCCCTGTGAAGTGATAGTGCTGTGCCTTTTTCAGTTCTTTATCAGCCTATATgcttttttctgaagaaagtaGACAAATACCCCATTTATATCCCTGCTGTGGCCAAAGTCCCTTCAGAGCACACGTCCCACCGTGTGGGACATGTTTAACTTTCTTAGTGTTTGAATGGCTCGTGTATATAGGACACTGAAAGTATCACAGCAATATTTCAGCATCAAACTGTTGATGTGTCAACCATTTCAAGGGATGCTCCAGCTCCACCAGGAGCTGTGTCTGCAGAACTTTCCACTCATGAAACCCAAGTCACAGGAGGGGGGTggctcagggagctgcaggaagctgAGATCTCCAGTCTGGGGTTTGGCTCTGACCCTGAGGTGTCGtgggccaggccaggccagtGGCCAGCTGGCCAGGCCAGCCCTTTCCTGAGCAAACATTAAGCACAATTGCAGCTTCATCAAAGCACAAAGAGCGAGAGGGGAACTGTGCTGATCACACCAGAGTTTGCTGGAAGGTTTGGTCTTTGATCCTGCAAATCCCAAGGGCGGAGGGAGGTGAATAATCAGCGTTCACAGCAATAAGAGCACATTAAAACATGGCATAGGAGGGGTTCAGCCACTGTGTGTGAGGGGAGAAGGGGTTAACAGGTGACAGAAGGCACCTGGTCCCACTGGCCCAGTCCAAAATGCTCAGCTCGTGCCTCTGCTAGCACAGGGATTCTCTCTCAAAGGAGAGTTGAAGGAACAGGGATCACGAGAGAAAGATGGACAGAAAGCTCTGCTTTAAGAGCCGAGAGAAAAGGTTTTGTTGTGTGGTTTCCCTTCAGAAGGGAATTCATCTGACACTGAACACACAGACCCAGTGACACCTGAAGGGAAACAGCCTGACAAaacctgcagcagagcagaaacAAGCAGAGTCCTGTCCTTCCACTCCTCCTTCCCTACCCCACAGCAGAACCCACACGTTCTGGAATGTGAAATTTGTCCAAACCCTCACGGAACTGGGCAGTGAAAGCTGCTTCCAggacagccccagtgctgctccaggagctgggtGACTGCCAGAACAATAACCACTTCCTTCCCCATCCAGCTCCAGGATCCTGCACGTTTCAGGActcaaaagataaaaataattccGTTCTGGAGTTCTGCAATTCGTTTATCAGGATGTGCCAACCCGCGTGAGCTCCTCTgagctttgcagtgctgggcagggggaAGCTGCAGTATTTTTTCATGTAGTTTAGGCTGACTCGTTCCCCTCAGCCAAAAGCATATTTAACATTTTGTGTAATTTCCTTTAAGCCAATTAGGACTAAAAGGCTTCTGAAGCCTTCTCATATAGAGAGGATCCATTGGGCACCACTTTCTACTCCTTTGAAGTGGCTTTTTTGTTCCAATCTCTTCTGTTCTAACATTAGAGAACTGTGTACACTACTGTTAGAGTAATTATTAGCTTTATTATCTTGTACTACAGCCTCCTTTGAAGAGACTTTGGTGTGATGTATATGGGGTACAAATTTCATACGGAGAAAAGTgcaatatgtgtgtgtgtggtatgttctttaatgtatttttttaaggatttaGGGGGTTTAGTCTCTGCTTTGGGATAAATGCACTAGTTTTGTGAGCTCCAGTTTGGCAAGTTCATCTGTAGTATTTACATGCAACTGATCTGCTGGACTCTGTAAAGCAGTTACAGTGTATTAATACACAATAAAGAATAtgtgcatttcattttttaaatttctagtGAGCTAAAGCAGCGCCTGCCACTCTTGTCTTCATTAGGCTCAAGTCATTTTCTCTCtgaggcttaaaaaaaaaatgatgtcTGCTGCAAACAATGCATTTTCTACACCATTTTCTAGACCATGGTTCTGACACGCTTGGGGTTGTTGGTACCACTGATTTTTGCCAAACATGAATTTGGAAAGACAGCTTGGTGCCACAGGATTGGCACAGCACTTTGCACTTTCATTAATAGAAGGCtggtttaaaattaattaaaatgagACCAAAAATCAGTGGAAAGATCCTCAGCAGCTCTTGTTTTAACATCACTAATGACATTCCTGCGACATGGGgacaaaaaacaccacaaacccCTCACAGGGCCTGCGCACACAGGGTCTGACACTGAACTGGCCCCAAAAacaggacatggggacaaaaaacaccacaaatc
This genomic window contains:
- the SIK2 gene encoding serine/threonine-protein kinase SIK2 isoform X2, coding for MVMAEPRRPPALLPRGLGPVRVGFYDIEGTLGKGNFAVVKLARHRITRSEVAIKIIDKSQLDAVNLEKIYREVQIMKMLDHPHIIKLYQVMETKSMLYLVTEFAKNGEIFDYLASHGRLSEAEARRKFWQILSAVEYCHGRKIVHRDLKAENLLLDNNMNIKIADFGFGNFYKSGEPLSTWCGSPPYAAPEVFEGQQYEGPQLDIWSMGVVLYVLVCGALPFDGPTLPILRQRVLEGRFRIPYFMSEECEHLIRRMLVLDPSKRLSIAQIKEHKWMLVEVPAQRPILYPPGEENEPSLGEYNEQVLRLMHSLGIDQQKTVESLQNKSYNHFAAIYYLLVERLKSHRSSFPVEQRVDARQRRPSTIAEQTVAKAQAVVPSVNLHSQNPRLLQSPGLPSASGAETFSFSPSSCQGEAAFMEEERVETPKVNGCLLDPVPPVVMRKGCQSLPSSMMETSIDEGIEAEGEAEEDPAQAFAALQAARGGKRRHTLAEVTNQLVMVPGTGKVYSLDENSSLGSIDSEYDMGSVQRDLKFLGETPSLKEMVLSSQQAPRVTSPFLGLRPANPAMQALSSQKREAHNRSPVSFREGRRASDTSLTQGIVAFRQHLQNLARTKGILELNKVQLLYEQMGSEEEPSLTSAATQLQELINSPAQEEGSQQQQQQQQEAPAAFPNSAHPPLLSRRQSLETQYLKQRLQKPTLLSKAPNTCQLYCKELPRSLEQQLQEHRLHQKRLFLQKQSQLQAYFNQMQIAESSYPQASPLPLPCPEELQPQQQQQQQQQQQQQQPQQQQQQQQPAQFSLQQPLSPVLEPSSGQLRFEPFLRQYPKVQLEPLPPSPSRLSPPGQGQPAQPLQFPYQTCELPAVPSAEQCHLPQSSAALPESQSSSAEAQPSYDSLALSELPGLFDCEMMEAVDPQHGGYVLVN
- the SIK2 gene encoding serine/threonine-protein kinase SIK2 isoform X3, whose protein sequence is MKMLDHPHIIKLYQVMETKSMLYLVTEFAKNGEIFDYLASHGRLSEAEARRKFWQILSAVEYCHGRKIVHRDLKAENLLLDNNMNIKIADFGFGNFYKSGEPLSTWCGSPPYAAPEVFEGQQYEGPQLDIWSMGVVLYVLVCGALPFDGPTLPILRQRVLEGRFRIPYFMSEECEHLIRRMLVLDPSKRLSIAQIKEHKWMLVEVPAQRPILYPPGEENEPSLGEYNEQVLRLMHSLGIDQQKTVESLQNKSYNHFAAIYYLLVERLKSHRSSFPVEQRVDARQRRPSTIAEQTVAKAQAVVPSVNLHSQNPRLLQSPGLPSASGAETFSFSPSSCQGEAAFMEEERVETPKVNGCLLDPVPPVVMRKGCQSLPSSMMETSIDEGIEAEGEAEEDPAQAFAALQAARGGKRRHTLAEVTNQLVMVPGTGKVYSLDENSSLGSIDSEYDMGSVQRDLKFLGETPSLKEMVLSSQQAPRVTSPFLGLRPANPAMQALSSQKREAHNRSPVSFREGRRASDTSLTQGIVAFRQHLQNLARTKGILELNKVQLLYEQMGSEEEPSLTSAATQLQELINSPAQEEGSQQQQQQQQEAPAAFPNSAHPPLLSRRQSLETQYLKQRLQKPTLLSKAPNTCQLYCKELPRSLEQQLQEHRLHQKRLFLQKQSQLQAYFNQMQIAESSYPQASPLPLPCPEELQPQQQQQQQQQQQQQQPQQQQQQQQPAQFSLQQPLSPVLEPSSGQLRFEPFLRQYPKVQLEPLPPSPSRLSPPGQGQPAQPLQFPYQTCELPAVPSAEQCHLPQSSAALPESQSSSAEAQPSYDSLALSELPGLFDCEMMEAVDPQHGGYVLVN